In one Mucilaginibacter ginsenosidivorax genomic region, the following are encoded:
- a CDS encoding Pls/PosA family non-ribosomal peptide synthetase has protein sequence MISQSQLTGAFRPDLIKDETIADIFRNSAALYQDKTALIFGGRQLTYRQLDQWSNYIAHFIASRGIGNGHSVGVWQSRGLELHALILGIVKSGAAYVPLDREMPEERLQIVLQEVGASACFSDGSPQLSCPVFEVPLFQEEFENFTVPAGPTADNRAYVLYTSGSTGKPKGIPILHRNICHLIRSEQSVINISPEDKVYQGFSVSFDMWCEETWISLFAGATIWVADATTAKSIDELSETLRQQRITILHAVPSLLAVIDDDIPLLRLINAGGEACTTAVLNRWSKPGKNVFYNSYGPTETTVTSTMVALKPGDAITIGGPLPNYNLAVVDEQFNILPVGQQGELIISGPGVCEGYVNRPELTKEKFLAKPASLADLPGDRIYLSGDAVVMQADGSIDFHGRLDDQVKLRGYRIELGEIEVRLNQLEEVATAAVALKKDASGQDQMVGYITLKNGHTLEEHHARLKLAETLPPYMVPLVIVALDKLPRLPSGKIDRKGLPVPDALLQVKVQEEIKINSTDPIALKVMAGLNHIFPGRDITPELDFFTDLGGHSLLAASFSSWLRKEAGVQHASLKDIYTNRPVKNLINAWEHAEKEKEQKINVKKELFQNIPPLRYFLCGVSQGLALLVIYSLFAIQIFVPYLGYYYVVASTETGRDNRTIAIITALFLYCLVPPLLSFMAIAAKWLLLGKVKEGDHPLWGFYYFKYWLVDNLIRLSPAQFMNGTPIYPLYLRMLGTRIAKDVQLSSITVGAYDLLEIGGDASLSSGVVLDNVTVENGMIKFRKIKIGAHAYIGSNAVISGGAEVEDWGELQDLSHLQGGKTIKAFEVWKGSPAEKTYTAKPEDLPQPLKTPFLKIKIYGFLYSLLLIVFPIVVLLPLLPVIELLNYMDLNSPDYNFSYFIHVPLLTLLYIVIYAFETVLLSRVLLWGIKPGTYPVFSSTYVRKWLSDQLISVALIVLHPVYATVFVSFFFRMLGAKIGKNTEISTASNVTHTMLSIGNESFIADAVTLGEEDIRAQRLILNNTTIGNSSFVGNSALIPQGYTLGDNMLIGVLSVPPTLEQQADNPLGDWFGSPAIALPRRQSSGEYPPSLTTTPSWGRKIARGTIEAIRIILPETVIICCSVLFIAYFHDLVKDRNAWQILGQLPKLPFYYLYYMGLPALLVTLALKWIFVGKYKTEQKPMWTHKVWRSEAITSTYEALAVPFMLDFLRGTPFLPMVLRLFGVKIGKRVWLNTTDITEYDMVSIGDDTALNEDCGPQTHLFEDRVMKVGTIQIGARCSIGTRSIILYDSQIGDDVKLEPLSLIMKGEQLAPQTEWTGSPIKALN, from the coding sequence ATGATATCCCAGAGCCAACTAACGGGCGCCTTTCGCCCAGACCTTATTAAAGATGAGACCATTGCCGATATTTTCAGAAATTCAGCTGCACTATATCAGGATAAAACCGCGCTTATTTTTGGCGGCAGGCAGCTAACTTACCGCCAGCTTGACCAATGGAGCAACTATATCGCACATTTTATCGCTTCCCGGGGAATAGGCAACGGCCATTCCGTTGGCGTATGGCAATCCCGCGGGCTGGAGTTGCACGCGCTGATATTAGGCATAGTAAAATCGGGAGCGGCTTATGTACCGTTGGATAGGGAGATGCCCGAAGAGCGGCTACAGATAGTTTTGCAAGAAGTAGGCGCTTCGGCCTGTTTTAGTGATGGATCGCCTCAATTATCTTGTCCTGTTTTTGAAGTTCCCCTTTTCCAGGAGGAGTTTGAAAATTTTACAGTGCCTGCCGGCCCCACAGCTGATAACCGGGCTTACGTTTTATATACATCGGGCAGTACCGGTAAGCCAAAGGGCATCCCGATACTGCACCGCAATATTTGCCACCTCATCCGGTCGGAACAAAGTGTTATCAACATAAGCCCAGAAGATAAGGTGTACCAGGGCTTCTCGGTATCCTTTGATATGTGGTGCGAAGAAACCTGGATCAGCCTTTTTGCCGGGGCAACCATCTGGGTGGCCGATGCTACGACGGCAAAATCAATCGACGAGCTGAGCGAAACATTACGACAGCAGCGTATCACCATTTTACATGCGGTACCAAGCTTGTTAGCTGTTATTGATGACGATATACCACTGCTGCGATTAATTAACGCCGGTGGCGAAGCTTGTACAACCGCGGTATTAAACCGCTGGAGCAAGCCTGGTAAAAATGTTTTTTACAACAGTTACGGGCCAACCGAAACCACGGTTACATCAACCATGGTAGCTTTAAAACCCGGCGATGCTATAACTATAGGCGGCCCGCTGCCCAATTATAACCTGGCCGTTGTTGATGAGCAGTTTAATATTTTACCCGTAGGCCAGCAGGGCGAACTGATTATATCGGGCCCCGGTGTGTGCGAGGGATATGTTAACCGCCCCGAATTAACCAAAGAAAAATTCCTGGCTAAGCCAGCCTCACTTGCAGACTTACCCGGCGACAGGATTTACCTTAGCGGCGATGCCGTGGTGATGCAGGCCGATGGCAGCATTGATTTTCACGGCCGGCTTGACGACCAGGTGAAGCTGCGCGGATACCGGATAGAACTGGGCGAAATTGAAGTACGGCTAAACCAACTGGAAGAAGTAGCTACGGCAGCTGTAGCTTTAAAAAAAGACGCCTCTGGTCAGGATCAGATGGTAGGGTATATTACCCTGAAGAATGGCCACACGCTGGAAGAACACCATGCCCGCTTAAAACTGGCCGAAACACTGCCACCTTATATGGTGCCGCTGGTAATTGTAGCGCTTGATAAGCTGCCCCGCCTGCCCAGCGGTAAAATAGACCGCAAGGGTTTGCCCGTACCTGATGCTCTTTTACAGGTAAAAGTACAGGAAGAAATAAAAATAAACTCCACCGACCCTATTGCCCTGAAGGTGATGGCCGGCCTTAATCATATTTTCCCAGGCAGGGATATTACCCCCGAATTAGATTTTTTCACCGACCTGGGCGGGCATTCGTTGCTGGCTGCAAGCTTTTCATCGTGGCTGCGCAAGGAGGCCGGCGTACAGCATGCCTCACTAAAGGATATTTATACCAACCGGCCGGTTAAAAACCTCATCAACGCCTGGGAGCACGCCGAAAAAGAGAAAGAGCAAAAGATCAACGTTAAAAAAGAGCTTTTTCAAAACATCCCGCCGCTGCGGTATTTTTTGTGCGGCGTATCGCAGGGCCTGGCACTGCTGGTTATTTATAGCTTGTTTGCTATACAGATATTTGTGCCCTACCTTGGCTATTATTATGTAGTCGCCAGTACCGAAACCGGGCGTGACAACCGCACTATCGCCATTATTACCGCCCTGTTTTTGTACTGTTTGGTGCCGCCGCTTTTATCTTTTATGGCGATAGCTGCCAAATGGCTTTTACTGGGTAAGGTAAAGGAGGGTGACCATCCTTTGTGGGGTTTTTATTATTTCAAATACTGGTTGGTTGATAACCTCATCCGGCTGTCGCCCGCACAATTCATGAACGGAACTCCTATTTACCCGCTATACCTGCGGATGCTGGGTACCCGTATTGCCAAAGATGTGCAGCTGAGCTCTATCACTGTGGGCGCGTATGACCTGCTGGAAATTGGCGGCGATGCCAGCCTGAGCTCGGGCGTAGTGCTGGATAATGTAACCGTAGAGAATGGGATGATCAAATTCCGCAAGATAAAAATTGGCGCTCATGCCTATATCGGTAGCAACGCGGTAATATCCGGCGGTGCGGAAGTAGAAGACTGGGGCGAGCTCCAGGACCTGAGCCACCTGCAGGGCGGCAAAACCATTAAAGCTTTTGAAGTTTGGAAAGGCAGCCCGGCCGAAAAAACATACACAGCAAAACCCGAAGACCTGCCGCAGCCGTTAAAAACACCATTTTTAAAAATCAAGATTTATGGTTTTTTATACAGCCTGCTGCTAATTGTTTTCCCGATAGTTGTATTGCTGCCGCTGCTGCCGGTAATTGAGTTACTGAACTATATGGACCTTAACTCGCCTGATTATAACTTTAGTTATTTTATACATGTGCCGTTGTTAACGTTGCTGTACATCGTCATTTACGCTTTTGAAACCGTGTTGCTTTCGCGGGTACTTTTGTGGGGTATTAAGCCTGGCACCTACCCCGTTTTTAGCAGTACTTATGTACGCAAATGGCTGTCAGATCAGCTCATATCCGTTGCCCTTATTGTACTGCACCCGGTTTATGCCACGGTATTTGTTTCGTTTTTCTTTAGGATGCTGGGCGCCAAAATTGGCAAAAATACCGAGATCTCTACAGCAAGCAACGTAACCCATACCATGCTCAGTATCGGTAACGAATCATTTATTGCTGATGCCGTGACCCTGGGCGAGGAGGATATCCGCGCGCAAAGGCTTATTTTAAACAATACTACAATTGGCAACAGTAGTTTTGTGGGTAACAGCGCCCTCATCCCGCAAGGATATACCCTTGGCGATAATATGCTGATCGGTGTTTTATCTGTACCGCCAACGTTAGAACAGCAGGCTGATAACCCGCTGGGCGATTGGTTTGGTTCGCCTGCCATTGCCCTGCCACGGAGGCAAAGCAGCGGCGAGTATCCGCCATCGCTTACAACAACACCTTCATGGGGCCGCAAAATAGCAAGGGGAACCATCGAAGCCATCAGGATTATATTGCCCGAAACGGTTATCATTTGTTGCAGTGTATTGTTCATAGCCTACTTTCACGACCTGGTGAAAGACCGTAACGCATGGCAAATATTGGGGCAATTGCCAAAGCTTCCTTTTTATTACCTCTACTACATGGGGCTTCCGGCCCTGCTGGTTACGCTGGCATTAAAGTGGATATTTGTTGGTAAGTATAAAACGGAGCAAAAACCCATGTGGACACATAAGGTTTGGCGCAGCGAGGCTATTACCAGTACTTACGAAGCCCTGGCCGTTCCATTTATGCTCGATTTTTTAAGGGGGACTCCCTTTTTGCCTATGGTGCTGCGCCTGTTTGGCGTGAAAATAGGCAAACGCGTATGGCTTAATACCACCGATATCACCGAATATGATATGGTAAGCATCGGCGACGATACGGCCCTGAACGAAGATTGCGGCCCACAAACCCATTTGTTTGAAGACAGGGTAATGAAGGTAGGAACTATACAGATAGGCGCACGATGCAGCATTGGCACCCGCAGTATTATTTTGTACGATAGCCAGATTGGCGATGATGTAAAACTGGAGCCGCTATCACTCATTATGAAAGGCGAGCAATTGGCCCCGCAAACCGAATGGACTGGCAGCCCAATTAAAGCGCTGAATTAA
- a CDS encoding amidohydrolase family protein — protein sequence MKKLLILALSAIPYFASAQITQKYLIKTGKLFDSETGQFKTGLDVLVDGNKIEAIKADRDLSVEEKKDRELIDLSKFTILPGLIDSHTHLLFREELQAGMDFSTLSLEKVLTQQGDAYRAIYGAVRAKAYLEAGITSVQDLGNSGKFADIALRKAIEDGLVVGPRMSCAGQGLSSEGGQLPGLIYQHRNIANDEYRIITSADDAIQAVRENVTQGANVIKIYSNNTPNRTALSVDEMRAIVKEAHRYNLRVTAHATDNQAVYNAVIAGVDGIEHGYKVNDSTLMLMAKKKVILVPTDGDSTIYANYAAIAYPGDKNVAPQLKKMTDAQANRLQRALKFGVTVAAGSDDYIDVHMPYSAFSKHTLIGYHEEGVSIPQLLQFATINAAKQLNMPNRIGNLKQGFLADIIAVDSDVDTNIHAIMNVHFVMKDGVVYVNK from the coding sequence ATGAAAAAACTCCTCATCCTTGCCTTATCAGCCATCCCTTACTTTGCTTCGGCACAAATCACGCAAAAATACCTTATTAAAACGGGGAAGCTATTTGACAGCGAAACCGGTCAGTTTAAAACTGGGCTGGATGTATTGGTTGATGGCAATAAAATAGAAGCTATAAAAGCCGATAGGGATTTATCCGTTGAAGAAAAGAAAGACCGCGAACTGATTGATCTTTCTAAATTTACCATTCTTCCCGGCCTGATAGATTCACACACGCATTTGCTGTTCAGGGAAGAGTTGCAGGCTGGCATGGATTTTTCAACCCTGTCTTTAGAGAAAGTGTTAACCCAGCAGGGCGATGCTTACCGGGCCATATATGGTGCTGTACGGGCAAAGGCTTATTTGGAAGCGGGTATAACATCTGTACAGGATTTGGGTAACTCGGGTAAGTTTGCCGATATCGCTTTGCGTAAAGCTATTGAAGATGGGTTGGTTGTTGGCCCGCGAATGAGTTGTGCGGGGCAGGGATTATCCAGCGAAGGCGGACAGTTACCGGGGTTAATTTACCAGCACCGGAATATAGCGAATGACGAATACCGCATTATAACCAGCGCCGACGATGCCATACAGGCCGTGCGCGAAAACGTTACCCAGGGAGCCAATGTAATTAAAATTTACTCCAATAACACCCCAAACCGTACCGCGCTTTCTGTTGATGAAATGCGTGCCATTGTAAAGGAGGCGCATCGTTATAATTTGCGGGTTACCGCCCATGCAACGGATAACCAGGCAGTATACAACGCCGTAATTGCAGGCGTTGATGGCATTGAACACGGTTACAAGGTAAATGACAGCACCCTGATGCTGATGGCAAAAAAGAAAGTGATCCTGGTACCTACCGATGGCGATAGTACCATATATGCCAATTACGCCGCAATAGCCTATCCGGGCGATAAAAATGTAGCACCCCAATTAAAAAAGATGACGGATGCCCAGGCCAACAGGCTGCAGCGTGCGTTAAAGTTTGGCGTTACGGTAGCCGCAGGGTCTGATGATTATATTGATGTGCATATGCCTTATTCGGCATTTTCCAAGCATACGCTTATAGGTTATCATGAAGAGGGTGTAAGCATCCCGCAACTCCTGCAGTTTGCCACTATCAATGCCGCCAAACAACTTAATATGCCTAACAGGATAGGCAATCTGAAACAAGGTTTCCTGGCCGATATTATAGCGGTAGATAGTGATGTAGATACAAATATCCACGCCATCATGAACGTACACTTTGTAATGAAGGACGGCGTGGTGTATGTTAATAAATAA
- a CDS encoding c-type cytochrome, giving the protein MKKNNFLGARKTVTVLLATAIAAITLAFVLVKHPDKTLTADKNNGGLYLPGNFKAVIAIDSLAGRARHLAVNTNGDIYVKLRFPDSTGGNIAARDTDHDGKADTIKKFGNYDDKGPYGTSMRVHKGYLYFSSEVNVYRTKLNPNTLVPDGPLELILHDAHGEHEHDAKPLAFDNAGHMYVAFGAPSNACQEQNRVPGSPGIKGCPLLQEYGGIWQFDEAKPNQQQKDGVRYATGLRSVVAMDWNTADNCLYVVAHGRDDLRLLFPKKFSAWQSAVMPAEEFLKIKQGTDVGWPYYYYDPIQHKKLLNPEYGGDGIKAGDGAKYAQPLIAFQAHWAPNDLLFYTGNQFPARYKNGAFVAFHGSTNRSPYPQAGFFVAFVPFKNGVPTGRWEIFADGFAGRNTVVSVSDALCRPMGLSTGPDGSLYVSDTELGRVWRIFYQGDKTKFTSAMLAKMELRKKLPNFKIPDKARNNFATGMLKGGAKIYTTHCVSCHQKDGKGDGNLFPPLGGSEWVTGGKYMEKEPAIRVLLSGLEGPVTVKGKPYNSVMPKHNFLSDAEIAGVLTYIRSNFGNNSSLVTASEVKKIRATLPGK; this is encoded by the coding sequence ATGAAGAAAAATAATTTTTTAGGCGCAAGAAAAACGGTTACAGTGCTTTTGGCTACGGCAATTGCAGCAATAACACTGGCTTTTGTTTTAGTTAAACATCCCGATAAAACGCTAACGGCCGATAAAAACAACGGCGGGTTGTACCTGCCCGGTAATTTCAAAGCCGTCATCGCTATTGACAGCCTGGCCGGCAGGGCACGCCACCTGGCAGTAAATACCAATGGCGATATTTATGTAAAACTCCGTTTTCCCGATTCTACTGGAGGCAACATTGCCGCCCGGGATACCGATCATGACGGTAAGGCAGATACGATTAAAAAATTTGGCAACTATGACGATAAAGGTCCTTATGGTACCAGTATGCGGGTGCATAAAGGCTACCTGTATTTCAGTTCGGAGGTAAACGTTTACCGTACCAAATTAAATCCGAATACGCTGGTGCCCGATGGTCCGCTGGAATTGATATTACACGATGCCCATGGCGAGCATGAGCATGATGCCAAGCCACTGGCCTTTGATAATGCCGGGCATATGTACGTGGCCTTTGGTGCGCCATCCAACGCCTGCCAGGAGCAAAACCGGGTTCCGGGTTCGCCGGGGATAAAAGGCTGCCCCTTGTTGCAGGAGTATGGCGGTATATGGCAGTTTGATGAAGCTAAACCCAACCAGCAACAAAAGGACGGTGTCCGATACGCCACAGGCCTGCGCAGCGTGGTGGCCATGGATTGGAATACGGCAGATAATTGCCTGTATGTTGTAGCCCACGGCCGCGACGACCTGCGGTTGTTGTTTCCCAAAAAATTCAGCGCCTGGCAAAGCGCCGTTATGCCTGCCGAGGAGTTTTTAAAGATAAAACAAGGCACAGATGTAGGCTGGCCATACTACTATTACGATCCCATTCAGCATAAAAAACTGTTAAACCCCGAGTATGGCGGCGATGGCATAAAAGCGGGCGATGGCGCAAAATATGCCCAGCCATTGATTGCCTTCCAAGCGCATTGGGCACCCAACGATTTGTTGTTTTACACAGGCAACCAGTTTCCGGCCAGGTATAAGAATGGCGCTTTTGTGGCCTTTCATGGTTCAACCAACCGCTCGCCGTACCCGCAGGCTGGTTTTTTTGTGGCTTTTGTGCCCTTTAAAAATGGCGTGCCGACGGGCAGGTGGGAGATATTTGCCGATGGTTTTGCGGGCCGTAACACTGTGGTAAGCGTAAGCGATGCGCTTTGCCGCCCCATGGGTTTATCCACAGGGCCCGATGGTTCATTATATGTAAGTGATACCGAATTAGGGAGGGTGTGGCGCATTTTTTACCAGGGCGATAAAACTAAATTTACCAGCGCCATGCTTGCCAAAATGGAACTGCGTAAAAAGCTGCCCAATTTTAAAATACCCGATAAAGCACGCAATAATTTTGCTACCGGGATGCTTAAAGGCGGTGCAAAAATTTACACTACGCACTGTGTTAGCTGCCATCAAAAAGATGGTAAGGGAGATGGTAATCTTTTTCCGCCCCTGGGCGGATCGGAGTGGGTAACCGGCGGCAAGTACATGGAAAAGGAGCCCGCCATAAGGGTGTTATTAAGCGGCCTTGAAGGGCCGGTTACCGTTAAGGGCAAACCATACAACAGTGTAATGCCCAAGCACAATTTTTTGAGCGATGCCGAAATAGCAGGTGTGCTTACCTATATCAGGAGTAATTTTGGTAACAACAGCAGCCTGGTTACGGCATCTGAAGTAAAAAAAATACGGGCTACTTTGCCAGGTAAATAG
- a CDS encoding amino acid permease has product MPNSEKKLGLWTSTSLVAGNMIGAGVFLLPAAMASFGSIGLLGWVFSAVGSFFLAKVFSNMSKLLPHATGGPYAFTRYGLGDFAGFLVAWGYFLSTSCACAAITKSLVSALSTFFPALANGLPAVATGLCAIWLLTYINTRGVVTSGKWQLVTTILKILPLVLVAFGGLFFLQAKNFSPFNSSGTSTYSAISTTAAMTLFSFIGIECATIPAGSVENPQKTVPRATLLGLLIATLVYILGSVSVMGLIPAAELAKSQTPYADAAAIIYGDNIRYWVSAGVAIAAFGALNGWTLMQGQMPFAVARDKLFPAIFSKQNKKGVPYMGILLSSTLVSVFMSMNYSKGFVEQFRFLLLLSLLSMLIPYLLSAASYLIIKVKNKQADGWLGAVVLAIVAFGYALWNIVGTGKDAVYYGFVLLMMSVPFYVWVAYQKNKEQ; this is encoded by the coding sequence ATGCCCAACTCAGAAAAAAAATTAGGCTTATGGACAAGCACCTCCCTGGTGGCGGGTAATATGATAGGCGCGGGCGTTTTTTTACTGCCTGCCGCTATGGCCAGTTTCGGGAGTATTGGTTTGCTGGGTTGGGTATTTTCGGCAGTGGGATCGTTTTTCCTGGCAAAGGTTTTCAGTAACATGAGTAAGCTGCTGCCGCACGCCACGGGCGGCCCTTACGCATTTACACGTTATGGACTGGGCGATTTTGCAGGCTTCCTGGTGGCCTGGGGTTACTTCTTATCTACCTCATGCGCCTGCGCGGCCATTACCAAATCGCTGGTGAGCGCCTTAAGTACGTTTTTTCCGGCGCTGGCAAACGGCCTGCCCGCGGTAGCCACCGGTCTGTGCGCTATATGGCTGCTTACTTATATTAACACACGCGGAGTTGTAACCAGCGGCAAATGGCAGCTGGTTACAACCATACTCAAAATATTGCCACTGGTGCTTGTGGCATTTGGCGGCCTGTTTTTTTTACAGGCTAAAAACTTTAGTCCGTTTAACAGCAGCGGTACAAGTACCTACAGTGCAATAAGCACCACCGCAGCCATGACCCTGTTTTCTTTTATCGGAATTGAGTGCGCCACTATACCCGCCGGGAGTGTGGAAAATCCACAAAAAACGGTGCCGCGTGCAACATTGCTGGGCCTGTTAATTGCTACATTGGTATATATTTTAGGTAGTGTAAGCGTAATGGGCCTTATTCCCGCTGCCGAATTAGCAAAGTCGCAAACGCCTTATGCCGATGCCGCTGCCATAATTTATGGCGACAATATTCGCTACTGGGTAAGCGCCGGCGTTGCCATTGCCGCTTTTGGCGCGCTTAACGGCTGGACACTAATGCAGGGGCAAATGCCCTTTGCGGTTGCCAGGGATAAATTGTTCCCCGCCATATTTAGTAAGCAAAATAAAAAGGGGGTGCCTTACATGGGCATCCTGCTTAGCAGTACGCTGGTTTCTGTTTTTATGAGTATGAATTACTCTAAAGGATTTGTTGAACAATTCCGGTTTTTATTATTGCTTTCGCTGCTGTCGATGCTAATTCCTTACCTGTTATCGGCTGCGTCCTATCTTATCATCAAAGTAAAAAACAAACAGGCAGATGGCTGGCTTGGCGCCGTGGTTTTGGCTATCGTAGCATTTGGTTATGCGCTGTGGAATATTGTAGGCACCGGCAAAGATGCTGTTTATTACGGTTTTGTTTTGCTGATGATGAGTGTGCCTTTTTATGTTTGGGTAGCTTACCAAAAAAATAAGGAACAGTAG
- a CDS encoding outer membrane beta-barrel protein: protein MVDKVQLYDKKSDQAAFTGIDDGVKNKTINIKLKEDKKNGYFGKIDADGGTDKYYQEQILFNRFKGKQKFSVYGTLGNTGKVGLGWDDNSKYGGSGGLEFGDGGEIYFNGGGGDDLDSFSGRFDGEGIPLARSAGAHYDTKWNGDKESINGNYKIGSLNVDGTKNTIAQNNFDGTFNTNSSDQTFHNHMFRQKLDLTYQVKIDTSQNLKLMVDGTSKDAITNTKYDYVSNYANGGLQNTSKRNVDNDVKSKIFNASAFYTKKFKKVGRTFSLNVSESLNQSESKGQLYARTKSYDTTATLTQDTIIDQRKVSNIKSNVLNTNLTYTEPLTKKLSAVVNYGINLSNNSSDRRSYNDPGGTGSYTTLDTTVSNFYKLNQVANQFGLNLNYKGKKATFNFGSRVSVVNFKQIDEIRNTPDRTRNFVNWFPQATFQYRFSQQESVRLSYNGNTTQPTIDQIQPVLVNNDPVNRTIGNPNLRPSYTNRLNFSYNSYKVLSGQSIWLYGSYSNTYNPIVSNVTTVNGRNTYVYTNLNSNQTVNMYASAYFDRKIPKVDVNAGLGINGSGNTYYNFVKYNDGPNALNKTQSYTYSLDFRLSKYKQKKYDMWGSVGPTYTVNSSSLQTNINNNGRGLQANGGFNIYLPLHFSINSDATYQYNAATQSFPQDFRKTILNVTIGKTFTKDESFKIYFAGNDLLNQNTGYSRTGNANQISQERYTTIRRFFMLSLVWDFNHVGGGAAPAAKK, encoded by the coding sequence ATGGTAGATAAGGTACAGCTTTACGATAAAAAAAGCGACCAGGCCGCATTTACCGGAATTGATGACGGGGTGAAGAATAAAACCATCAACATTAAACTTAAAGAGGATAAAAAGAATGGCTATTTTGGTAAAATAGATGCCGATGGCGGTACCGATAAATACTACCAGGAGCAGATTTTATTTAATCGCTTTAAAGGCAAGCAGAAATTTTCTGTTTACGGAACTTTAGGTAATACCGGTAAAGTTGGTTTAGGCTGGGACGATAACAGCAAGTACGGCGGCAGCGGCGGCCTTGAATTTGGCGATGGCGGCGAGATATATTTTAACGGCGGCGGCGGCGACGACCTCGACTCGTTTAGCGGACGGTTTGATGGTGAGGGTATTCCGCTGGCACGGTCGGCAGGAGCGCATTATGATACCAAATGGAATGGCGATAAGGAATCTATCAATGGTAATTACAAAATAGGATCGTTAAACGTGGATGGTACTAAAAATACCATAGCACAAAATAACTTCGACGGTACATTTAACACCAACAGCTCAGATCAAACTTTTCATAACCACATGTTCCGCCAAAAACTGGATTTAACCTACCAGGTTAAGATAGATACCAGTCAAAACCTGAAGCTTATGGTGGATGGTACATCTAAAGACGCCATCACCAATACCAAATATGATTATGTAAGCAATTATGCAAACGGCGGGTTACAAAACACCAGTAAGCGTAATGTTGATAATGATGTAAAATCGAAGATATTTAATGCAAGCGCTTTTTATACTAAAAAATTTAAAAAGGTTGGTCGTACGTTTTCGTTAAATGTATCCGAATCACTTAACCAAAGTGAGTCAAAGGGGCAGTTGTATGCCCGTACAAAATCATATGATACAACTGCTACATTAACGCAGGATACAATTATCGATCAGCGCAAGGTATCAAACATAAAAAGCAATGTGTTAAATACCAACCTTACTTATACAGAACCGCTCACCAAAAAGCTTTCGGCGGTGGTAAACTATGGCATTAACCTAAGCAACAACAGTTCTGACAGGCGCTCCTATAACGATCCGGGTGGAACCGGGAGCTATACCACTCTTGACACCACGGTGAGCAACTTTTATAAATTAAACCAGGTGGCCAACCAGTTTGGGCTTAACCTTAATTATAAAGGCAAAAAAGCCACGTTCAATTTTGGGTCGAGGGTGTCGGTGGTAAACTTTAAACAAATAGACGAGATCAGAAATACACCTGACAGGACCAGAAATTTTGTAAACTGGTTTCCGCAGGCTACATTCCAATACCGCTTTTCGCAGCAGGAATCTGTACGATTGAGTTACAATGGTAATACAACACAACCTACTATTGACCAAATTCAACCCGTATTGGTAAATAACGACCCGGTAAACAGAACAATTGGTAACCCCAATTTAAGGCCATCATACACCAATCGTTTAAATTTTAGCTATAACTCTTATAAGGTGCTCAGCGGGCAGTCCATTTGGTTATATGGCTCATACTCCAATACCTACAACCCTATTGTAAGCAACGTTACCACGGTAAATGGCAGAAACACGTATGTGTACACCAACCTTAACAGCAACCAAACAGTAAATATGTATGCAAGTGCCTACTTTGATAGAAAAATCCCCAAAGTAGATGTAAACGCTGGTTTAGGGATTAACGGAAGCGGTAATACTTATTACAATTTTGTTAAGTACAACGATGGTCCCAACGCCTTAAATAAAACACAATCATACACTTACAGCCTCGATTTCAGGTTATCCAAATACAAACAAAAAAAATATGATATGTGGGGTTCGGTAGGGCCTACCTATACTGTTAACTCCTCGTCGTTACAAACTAATATCAATAACAACGGCCGGGGCTTACAGGCAAATGGGGGCTTTAATATTTACCTCCCCCTACACTTTAGTATCAACTCCGATGCTACATACCAATACAATGCGGCAACACAATCGTTTCCGCAGGATTTCAGGAAAACGATCCTGAACGTAACCATTGGTAAAACATTTACAAAAGACGAAAGCTTTAAAATATACTTTGCCGGTAACGATTTGCTGAACCAAAACACCGGTTACAGCCGTACGGGTAATGCTAACCAGATCTCGCAGGAGCGTTATACTACTATCAGGAGGTTCTTTATGCTTTCGCTTGTTTGGGATTTTAACCATGTTGGCGGCGGCGCGGCCCCCGCAGCTAAAAAATAA